TCGTCGGCGACCCCGATCGCTCGGCGAGCGCGCCGAACGCGGTCCACGCCACGAACGCCGGCGCGGCGAGCAGGATCACCGCGTCGAACGTCCCCACGACCACCGTCGCGAGCAGCGTCGCGCCGAGCACGCCGCCGGCAAGCGCTTCCTCCGCCTGACGCGCGCGCCACGCCGCGGCGTGCGCCCACACGGCGAGGCCGAGCAGCACGCCGCCTAACGCGAGCAGCGCCGCCGGTCCGCGCTCGCTCAGCACCGCCACCCAGTCGCTGCTCGGCCACGGGTTCGCCGTCATGTTGCCGTCGACGAGCGACGGGTCGCCGTCGGGCGCGTAGCGCGGGTAGCGCACCGACCAGTTCCCCGTGCCGACGCCGAGCAGCGGGTGCGCCGCGGTCATCTTCACGGAGTTCGTGTACTGCTTGAGCCGTCCCTTCCCGCTGCCGCTGCGGTAGTCGACGACGCCGCGCACCGACTCGAGGTACGGGTTGTCGCTGTTCGTCTTCCAGTTCAGCGTGTTGGGCACGGTGAGCGCGCCCGCGGCGCCGACGCCGATCGCCGCGGCCAGCATCGCCGCGCGCATCACGCCCGGCCGCGCACCCGGAAGCTTGCCCGCGCGCCACAGCCCGATCGCGAGCGGCGGGATCGACGCGGCGGTGGCGAGGTACGCGCCGCGGCTGCGCGACAACACGAGCGCCGCCGTCGTCGCCGCGAGCCCGAGCGCCGCGCCGAGCGCGCCCGGCACGCCGCGCGCGCGCAGCACCGTGTACACGAGCAGCGGCCCGCCGATGGCCGAGAGGTGCGCGACGAAGTTGCGGTTGCCGAACGTGCCGCCCGGCGCGCGGTTCAGGCTGAAGAAGTCGGTGCGCACGCCGTACGCCTGCAAGAGCGACGTCGCCGCCGCGATCGCGCACGCAGCGCCCGCGATCGCTACCACTTGATCGCCGATGCCGCGCGTCGCGAGGTGGCGCGCCGACCAGAACAGCGCCGCGCCGGCGAGCGAGATCGACAGCGCGCGCGCCGCGAGCCACGGGTTCGGCGCCGCGAAGCACGACGCGAGCGACAGCGCGAGGAACAGCACGAGCGCGAGGTCCACCCAGGTGAGCCCCTGCGACACCGGGCGCGCGCTCAGGAACGGCTCCCCGCCGCCGATCGGGCGCGCCCCAGCCACCGACGCCGGCAGCGGTCGGCGCCCGATGCACAGCGCCGCGCAGAGCGCCGCGCACAGGTGCACGACGAGCTCCTTCGGCAGGAAGAAGCGGTCGAGCTCGAAGATCTTGTACGACGTGACGGCGAGCGGAACGGCGACCGCCCCGACCTGGAGCGTGCGGAGCGCGAGCCGATCCGAGCTGGTGATGGCTGGAGCGAGGCCGGAAGACGTCACGTGCGCGGCGCGAGTGAGACGGATGGGGCCGGTCAGGGCCGGGGCCGTCTAATCTTAGCGCCCGTCGCTGGCGCGGGGTGCGTGCCACGGCGCCACGGCCGCGCACGGCGGATCTGACCGCTTAGTCAGAGAGGGCCGCGAATCGGCCGCTCGAATGCGACATGCGTCACACGATGACGGCTACCTTCAAAGACGTGACGACGACGACGGGCCGCGACGCTGGCCGACGTCGAGCAAGGATGGCGGGATACGATCCGGTGCGCTCACCCGGAAACGTTCCGACCGTCGACCACATCAGTGCGCTCATCCGTCGAGCGCCCCGCTGCCACTCGCGCCCCCGCTGTGGTGCGAGCCCGCCATACGCGCCCACCCGCGCCGACTTGGAGGTTGTACCCCATGGCCAAGAAGCCGTCGCTCATCGGTCAGCTCACGCTCGGCATCGCCTCGGTCGCGGCGATCGTCGTCGCGGCGAGCCAGGTGAAGCCGGTGTTCGTCGCGCAGGCGCCGGTGGTCCAGCGCCTCGTGGCCGCGTCGTGGCGCGATTCGGCCGCGGCCCGCGCCCCGTGGGCGCTCGCCGACGGTGACTCGGCGGTGGCGACGGTGCAGTTCGAGCGCGACCGCAAGGCGTTCGCGAACGACCTCGTCGCCACGGGACGCATCGACAGCACGCGGGCGAACGACATCGCGACGTACGCGGTTCGCGAGGCGTACAAGAAGCACCTGCCGCCGGCGCTCGTCTTCGGCGTGCTGCTCACCGAGAACTCGACGTTCAAGTCGAAGGCGAAGTCGAACGTCGGCGCGGTGGGGCTGATGCAGGTCTACCCGAAGGTGTGGGTGCCGACGCTCGGCAAGATCTTCGGCAAGAACCTGCGCGACGACGAGACGAACCTGCGCTACGGCGTCCACATTCTCAGCCACTACGTGTACACGGCCGCGAAGAAGGCCGACGACGCGACGCAGAACCCGACCGACGTGGTGCGCACGGGGCTCCTGCGCTACAACGGCTGCGTGCACGGCACGAACACGCCGAACTGCAAGACGTACCCGGACAAGGTGCTGGCGGCGGTGGAGCAGTACGCGGTGGCGCAGTGCGGCACGGACGTGAACGGCTGCATCGCGCAGCCGATGCGCCTGCGCCTCGACGAGACGCAGAAGGACCAGGCTGGACTCTGACCGCGCTGATCACGACGCGGGCGATACGGCGCTGACGGTGAGGCGCGATGAGGCGCAAACGACGCTCACACCGCTCGACTGCGCAGCACGGCGCAGTGCCGCGGTCTGAGCGTCGTTTGCGCCTCATCGCGCCGTATCGACCGCGCAGTATCGCCCGCGTCGTGATCAGCGCCGTTCAGCGGAGCGCCTAACGCTGAGAATCCGATCGCATCCTCGCCCACGCTCGGCGTATGGGCCCGCGGTCCAGCGCGTGCCGCTCGAGCCAGACCACGGCGTGCTCCGCCGCGGCGCCGAGCGCGCCCGGCTCCTCGAACGTGTGGCCGGCGCCTGGCACCACCGTCAGGCAGCTCCCCCGCGGCAGCGCGGGAAGCGCGTCGCCGTTGCACCGCAGCGTGGGCTCGTCCGCACCGCCGACGAGGAGCAGCGTCGGAGCGCACACGCGCCACAGCGCCTCGCCGGCGAGATCGACGCGGCCACCGCGCGAGACGACCGCCGACACGCACGCCGTCCGCTCGGTCGCCGCGACGAGCGCCGCCGCCGCGCCCGTGCTCGCGCCGACGAGCGCGACGCGGTGCGCGCCGGGCAGCCCCTCGTGCGCCGCCCAGTCGCACACGGCCACGAGCCGGCGCGCGAGCCGTGCGACGTCGAACCGCTCCGCCGCGGTCGCCGCGTCGGCCGCCTGCTCCTCCGCGGTGAGCAGGTCCACGCGCGCCGTGGCGAAGCCGGCGAGGCGCAGCCGCCCGGCGACGTACCGGTTGCGGTAGCTCCCGCGGCTGCTCCCGCCGCCGTGTGCGAGCACGACGAGCCCGCGCGCTCCGGCCGGCGCCTCGACGTCCGCCTCGATCGCGCCGCCGTCGACCGCGATGCGCGTGGCGCCCGATGCGCCGGACGGCGCGACGACGGACGCGCCGTCCGGCACCCGACCGAGCAGCGCGAGCACCTCGGCGTCGCTCACGTCGGGGAACGCGTCGTACCAGTCGGACACGGCGCGGAACGCCTCCACACGGTGGACGGCCACGAGGTCGTCCACCTCGGTCGCCAGGGCGCGCGCGCGCGTGGCGTCCGCCGCCGGCACCGCCGCGACGAGGCGCGCCGGCGTCGCCGCGCGGAGCGCGCGCACCGCGGCGCGCAGCGTCGACCCGGTCGCGAGCCCGTCGTCCACCAGGACCACCGTGCGCCCGCGCACGTCGGGCGCCGCGTGGCCACCGCGGTACAGCCGTGCGCGGCGCGCGAGCTCCGCGCGCTCGCGCGCCGCCACGCACGCCACGACGTGCGTCGGCACGCCGATGAACCACGCGACGTCGTCGCACACCGGGCGCCACGTGTCCCCCTCCGCGATCGCGCCTAACGCGACCTCCTCGATCCCCGGCACGCCGAGCTTCCGCGCGACCGCCACGTCGAGCGGCACGCCGAGCGCATCGGCCACGACGCGCGCCACGGGCACGCCGCCGCGCGCCATCCCGAGCACGAGCACGTCGTCGCGGCCGGCGTACGCGCCGAGCGACTCGGCGAGCGCACGTCCGGCGTGCGTCCGATCGCGGAACACCGGCACGTGGCCTCAGTTGATGGCGATCTTGCCCGGCGCGGTCCCGCCGCTCCCTCCGGTGGCGCCCTGGAGCTGCGCCTTCGCGCTCGCGCCGCCGTCGGGCGGTGCGGTGGGGGTGGAGCAGGCGGCCGCGGCGATCAGCGAGAGGAGTAGCAGAGCGAGGCGTCGCATGAGAGTCTCCGGGCGAGTCGTGGTCGAAGGCGTGGCGTGGTGCGCCATTCGAGCAGACGTATTTCCGCGCCGGATCACGACACGCGGCTCACCCGCCCGCCGCGAACCCCCTGCCTAACGCCATCACCGTCTTCCCGTGCAGCGGCGAGTTCTCGTGTCCGACGAGCAGCCGGGTGATCGCCGCCGCCTCGGTGAGCTCCAGGCGCGGCGCGGTGACGCCGGCGGGGAGGTCGAACGTGAACGTCGACTCGTGCGACTCGCCCGGCCGGAGCGGGGCGCTCAGCGCGGTGCCGCCGCGCGTTCCGGGATTCCACGCGTGCCCCGCGGCGTCGACGACGCGGACGCGACGCGCGTTCGGGTAGATCGGGTCGTCGCCGCGCCACGGCGCGACGCTGTGCTCGTCGAAGTGGGTGCGCACCGTGACCGTGTAGCGATCGCCCGCCGCCGTCGGCGTCACGCGCACGCGCGTCACCGTGTAGGCGAGGTGGCAGTCGACCTCGCAGAACACCTTCGGCTCGCCCGGGCCGAGCACGCGGTCGCGTCCCGCGGCGCCGAGCGCGACGAGCGCCGCGGCGTAGGCGCCGATGACGGCGACGGTGCCGCCGGCGGCGAGCGCGACGTGGCGCCGGCGGTCGACGAGCGCGAACGCGACGGCGGCCAGCATGCCGATGCCGACCAGCGCCACCGTCCCGAGGAACGTCAGGACCTGGAGCTGGGCCTGGAGCTGGAGGGGGAGCGTCATCGGCGGCGCCTCAGGCGGAGATGCGGCCGAAGCGGCGGTCGCGGCGGCGGAAGTCGGCGATCGCGGCGGCGAGGTCGCGCGCCGTGACGTCGGGCCACAGCCGTTCGGTGAACCACAGCTCGGCGTACGCGGACTCCCAGAGCAGGAAGTCGCTCAGCCGCTGCTCCCCGCCGGTGCGGACGAGGAGGTCGACGTCGGGCCACGAGGCGAGCGTGCCGTCGAGGGCCGCGCGCTGGATCTCGTGGCGTGCGGAGTAGTCGATGGCGAGACGCAGCGCGAGCGCGGTGCCGCCCGCGGTGCTCGACTCGGCCCGCTCGATCGCGGCGACGAGCGGCGCGGGCAGCCGGTCGCGCCGGCCGATGACGGTGAGGCGTACGCCGCGCTCGGCGAGCGTGCGGCACTCGCGCTCGAGGTACTCGGCGAACAGGCGCAGGAGCGCGGTGACCTCGGCGGCCGGGCGCTGGAGGTTGTCGCTGGACAGCGCGTAGAGCGTGAGCATGGAGACGCCGAGCGACGGCGCGGCTTCGACGATGCGGCGGACGGCGCGGGCGCCGGCGCGATGGCCGGCGGGCCGGGGGAGCGCGCGCCGGGTGGCCCACCGCCCGTTGCCGTCCATGATGACGCCCACATGGAACGAAGTACTCTGTCCTACAAAGTCAGCAGCCACGAAAAGTCTCCGATGGTCTGTCGGGTCTGCGCTACCGACCGCGGGCGGCGCGGATCAGCGCCTCCATGTGGTCCAGGTAGCGGTCGAGGGCGAGCCGCCCGTCGGGCGTGATGCGGTACTCCGTACGCGGGACGCGTCCGTCGAACGACTTCGTGCACGCGACGTAGCCGGCCTCCTCGAGCTTCCGGGCATGCACGCTGACGTTGCCGTCCGTCGCGCCGAGGAGCGCCTTGAGGTCGGTGAACGTCGCGCTTGGCCGCGCGGCGAGCGCGCTCAGGATGCCGAGTCGCACGCGCTCGTGGACGAGCCGGTCGAGCTCCGCCGGCGCGGCCGCGGCGCCGGACGTCGCGGACGGCGGCGCGGCGTGGGCGCCGGTGGTGATCGGCGGCAGCGGCGACGGCGCAGCGTAGCGGCCGGCCGCGGCGGACAGGTCCGCGCGGCGCACGCGCGGGGTCGGCTCGGGCGTGTCGGACGTCGGCCGGCGCTTGGGTGCGGGCATGGTCAGCCTCCGTAGCGTCGGGCGATGAGCAGCCCGAAGACGATGTGCAGCACGCCGAAGCCGCCCACGAGGCACCATTCCGCCCACGCCTGCGGCGCCGCCGCCGCGACGACGCCGAGGGCCATGAACGCGAGCCCCATGAGCGGGACCGGACGCACCGAGAACGCGCCGCCGCAGACGACCCCGGCCCCGTACATCAGGAGCCAGACGGCCGGCAGCGCGGCGCCAGCATGTAGACGAAACAGCAGTGCGGTGAGCACCGCGCCGGCGACGACGGGCGGCGCGAACGCGAGCGCGAAGCGCCGCCCCGGCCCGGTGTCGAGGGCCCCGGTCGCGGTCCCGGCCTTCCGGATGGTCGCCACGGCGCCGATCGCGACGGCGATCACCGCCTCGGCCGTCCACACGGCGAGCCAGCGCGCCTCGCTCGGCTGACGGGCGGCGATGGCGCCGGCGCCGACCGCGCTGACCCCCATCGCGACCCCGCCCCAGCCCGGGACGGCGGTGAACTCCCCCGCGCGCGCCATGACGTCGCGGATGTACCGGATCTGCTCGGCGGCCCGGTCGTGCAGCACGACGGGCGGCTCCGGACGGCGCGCGGGCTCGGGACGGGGGGACATGGGAGAGACGATAGTGGAAGGGCCAGGACGCGTCAAGCACTTTACGTTGCAAAGTGAACGGCTCGGCCGCAGCGACCGCGATCGGCGGGGCGTATCCTGGATCGGACCGCCGTTCCCCGTACCGGCATCACCTCCCGGAGCACCATGTCACACCCCGCTCGCCGGGCGCTCGCCGCGCTCGCCCTCCTCGCCGCCGCCGCCGCCCGCCCGGCCGAGGCCCAGCGCGCCCTCGGCATCGACACCACGAACTTCGACCGCGCGGTCCGCCCGCAGGACGACTTCTTCCGCTTCGTGAACGGCCGCTGGCTCGCGCGCACGGAGATCCCGGCCGACGCCTCGAGCTGGGGCGCGTTCAACGAGCTGTCCGAGGCGAGCCGCAACGCGCTCCACCGCATCCTCGACGAGGCGGCCTCCGACCGCCCCGCCGCGACGGTCGTCTCCAACACGCCGAGCGCCGCGCGCGCCACGCCGGGCGAGCGCAAGAAGGTCGGCGATCTGTACGCGAGCTTCCTCGACACCGCCCGCATCGAGGCGCGGGGCATCGCGCCGCTCGCCCCCGAGCTCCGCCGGATCGCCGCGCTGCAGACCGCCGGCCAGCTGCCGGGCACGCTCGCGCATCTCGCGCGCGTCGGCGTCGGCGGCCCGCTGAGCGTCGGCGTCGGCACGGACCAGAAGAACTCGCGCGAGAACGTGCTGCAGGTGAGTCAGTCCGGCCTCGGCCTCCCCGACCGCGACTACTACCTGTCGAGCGACGCGAAGCTCGCCGCGACGCGCAAGGCGTACGAGGCGTACGTCGCGCGGCTGCTCTCCCTCGCCGGCCAGCCCGACCCCGCCGGCGCCGCGGCGCGCGTGCTCGCGCTCGAGACGGCGATCGCCGAGAAGCACTGGGACCGCGCGAAGAACCGCGACCGCAACGCGACGTACAACCGCATGACCGTCGCCGAGCTGGCCGCGCTCGCGCCGCACCTCGACGTCGCCGCGTACCTGAAGGCGGCGGGGCTCGCGAAGGCCACCGACGTGATCGTGCGGCAGCCCGACTACGTGAAGTCGCTCGACGCGATCGTCGCCGGCACGCCGGCGTCGACGTGGCGCGAGTATCTCGCGTTCCACCTCGTCGACAACTACGCGTCGGTGCTGCCTGACGCGTTCCAGCAGGCGCGGTTCGACTTCCGCGGCCGCACGCTGAACGGCCAGCAGGAGCCGCCCGCGCGGTGGAAGCGCGCCGTCGACGGCACGCAGGGGATCCTCGGCGAGGCCGCGGGGAAGCTCTACGTCGAGTCGTACTTCCAGCCCGCGGCGAAGGCGCGCATGGACGAGATGGTGCGCAACCTCCGCAAGGCGTACGAGATCGGCATCGACTCGCTCGAGTGGATGAGCCCCGAGACGAAGGCGGCGGCGAAGGCGAAGCTCGCGAAGTTCACGGTGAAGATCGCGTACCCCGACCACTGGCGCGACTACTCGGGGCTCGACGTGCGGCGCGACGACGCGTTCGGCAACGTGATGCGCGCGCAGGCGTTCGAGTACGACGAGATGACGTCGCGCCTCGGCAAGCCGGTCGACAAGACGCGCTGGGGGATGACGCCGCAGACGGTGAACGCGTACTACAACGCGACGAACAACGAGATCGTCTTCCCGGCCGCGATCCTGCAGCCGCCGTTCTTCGACGTGAACGCCGACGACGCGGTGAACTACGGCGCGATCGGCGCCGTGATCGGCCACGAGATCGGCCACGGCTTCGACGACCAGGGTCGCAAGTCCGACGGCGACGGCAACCTCCGCGACTGGTGGACGTCGGCCGATGCGCAGGCGTTCGAGGCGCGCGCGTCGAAGCTCGGCGCGCAGTACGAGGCGATCTACCCGCTCGAGGGGCTGCACATCAACGGCCGCCTCACGATGGGCGAGAACATCGGCGACCTGTCGGGGCTCGCGCAGGCCTACCGCGCGTACCGGATCTCGCTCGGCGGCAAGGAGCCCCCGGTGATCGGCGGCTTCACGGGCGAGCAGCGCTTCTTCCTCGGCTTCGCGCAGATCTGGCGCACGAAGTTCCGCGAGGAGGCACTGCGCCAGCGGCTGCTCTCCGACCCGCACTCGCCGGGGATGCAGCGCGCGTTCGTGCCGCTCGTGAACAACGACGCGTTCCTGAAGGCGTTCGACGTGAAGCCGGGGGACCAGATGTGGCGCGATCCGGCGGAGCGGGTGAAGATCTGGTAAGGGCGCTCATCTTTCTAACCGCAGAGGACGCAGAGGACGCAGAGGAGAACCAATTCTTGTTGGTCTCCTCTGCGTCCTCTGCGTCCTCCGCGGTTCATGCTCTTCTCTTTCCCGATGACCGCTCACCTGATCCGCGTCCCGTACGACTCGGGACATCGCGGTGCGCGCATGGGCGCGGGGCCGGACGTGCTCGGTCCTGCGCTCGCCGCGTCGTTAGGCGCTTCCGACGAGACGATCACACTGCCGGAGGGTTTCCGCACCGAGGCGACGGCGGGGTTCGCGCTCGCGCGCGCGCTCTCGACGCGGGTGCGCGACGCGCGCGACGCGGGGCGGCGCCCGATCGTGCTCGCCGGCAACTGCCTGTCGTCGTTAGGCACGGCGAGCGGCGTGGGTGGTGACGACCTCGCCGTGGTGTGGCTCGACGCGCACGGCGACCTCGAGACGCCGGAGACGACGACGAGCGGCTTCGTCGACGGCATGGCGCTCGCCGCGCTGCTCGGCCGCTGCTGGCGGTCGATGACGGCATCGGTGCAGGGCTTCCGGCGGGTGCCCGGGTCGCGCGTGGTGCTCGTCGGCGCACGCGACCTCAGCGACGCCGAGCGCGCGCTCATCGCCGATGCGGGCGTGAGGTGGGTGCGGGCGGATGCGTTGGGCGCGCTCGACCCGGCGCTCGACGCGGTCGTCGCCGACGGCGCACGACGCGTCTACCTGCACGTGGACCTCGACGTGCACGATCCGGCCGCGCTGCCGGTGAACTCGTACCCCGCTCCCGGCGGACTCTCCGCGGCGGAGGTGCGCGACGTGGTGCGCCGCGTCGGCGCGCGGCTCGAGATCGCCGCCGCGGCGATGACGGCGTACGATCCGTCGTGCGATCCGCGCGGGCTGGTGGTCGACGCGGCCCGCGCGCTCGCGCCGCTGCTCGCCGGATCCGCCTGACGCGGCTCAACGCGCGGCGGACCGCTCGGCGAGCAGCGCCTCGAGCCGTGCGCGGCGCTCGCGGCTGAGCGGCACGCGCGCGCCCGACGCGAGCTCCACGCTGTGCTCGTACTTCGACACCGAGTGGACCGCGCGCACGCGGTCGAGCCGCACGATGGCCGAGCGGTGCGTGCGGAAGAAGCGGCCATCGAGGCGCGCCTCGAGCACGTGCATGCGCTCGCGCAGCAGCCGCCCGCGGCCGCCGTCGGTCGTGCCGTGCAGGCGCACGTAGTAGGTCTCCGCCTCGATCCACTCCACGTCGTCGAGCGGCACGAGCGTGGTGCGGTTGCGGTCGCGCACGAGAAGCGCCTCCGGGTGCGGGAGCGTCGCGCGCAGCGCCTCGGCCTCGCGCACGCGCTGCGCGGCACGCTCCACGGCGAGCCGCAGCCGACCGCGGTCGAGCGGCTTCAGAACGTAGTCGAGCGCGTGCGCCTCGAACGCACGGAGCGCGTGCGCGTCGTACGCGGTGACGAAGACCACGGCCGGCGGCGTCTCCTCCGGCGCGAGTCGCTCGAGCAGCGCGAACCCGTCGATCTCCGGCATCTCGACGTCGACGAACAGCAGGTCGGGACGTACACGGCGGATCGCGTCGTGCGCGGCGAGCGCGTCGCCGCACTCGGCCACGACCGTCACGCCGCCCAACGCCGCGAGCTCGGCGCGCAGCCCCTCGCGCGCGAGCGGCTCGTCGTCGACCACGAGGGCGCGGAGATCGCTCACGCGGCCTCGGCGCGCCGCAGTGGAAGCCGCAGCTCGGCGACCGCGCCGCCGTCGGGCCCTGCACGGAGGTCGAGCGACGCAGCCGTGCCGTACAGCGCGGCGAGCCGCGCGCGCGTGTTCGCGAGGCCGACGCCGCCGTCGGCCGGAGCGGCGCGCGGGCCGGGGCCGTCGTCGGTGACGGTGACGCGCAGGCTCCCGGACTCGCACCACGCGCGCAGCCGCACCACGCCGGCGCCGATGCGGCCGGCGACGCCGTGCTTCAAGGCGTTCTCGACGAGTGGCTGCAGGACGAGCCGCGGCACGAGCGCGTCGCGCGCCTCGGGCGATGCGTCGATCGTCGGCTGGAGCCGGTCGGGGAAGCGCACGCGCTCGACGTCGAGGTAGCGCGCCACGAACGCGAGCTCGTCGTCGAGGCGGACCGCGTCGCCGGCCGCGAGCACGTAGCGCAGCAGCTCCGCGAGGTCGCCGAGCACGCGCGCGGTGGCCGGCGCGTCGCCGCGTCGCGCGAGCACGAGCGCCGTGTTCAGGGCGTTGAACAGGAAGTGCGGCCGGAGCTGCGCGGTGAGCGCGGCGAGCCGCCCCTCCGTCGCGGCGGCGGTGAGCGCCGCCGTGCGCCGTGCGCTCTCGGTGGCGAGCCGCTCGGCGTCGGACGCGCGGGCGATCGCGGCGACGAGCACGCCGGCGAGCGCGTCGAGCGGCAGGTACGCGGCGAATGCCCACACCGCGGCGGCCACGAACGACGCCGGGCCTAACGGCACGAACAGCGCGCGGGTAAGGGCGACGAGTGCGAGCCCGTGCACGCCCGCGACGCCGACGACGAGCGCGGCGTCGCGCGCGACCGCCGCCGCCGACAGCGGCCGTTCCGCGTCGCCGGCGCGTGCGCGGCGCACCACCCACGGCGCCGCACCGGCCCATGCGACGAGAGTGGCGAGCTGCCACCAGAGCGCGACCCACCACGCCACCGGCTGCGCGCGCGCCGCGAGCGTGGCCCACACCGGTGCGAGCCCGGCCGCGGCGCACGCGGTGAGCGCGGCGCCTAACAGCACGCGGCTCCCCGGCGTGCCCGCGCGCGGCAACGCGTCGCCGACGCGCCCGACGACCGCCGCGGTGGCGCGCCCCGCGTACGCCGCGACGAGCGCCGGCACGAGCGCGACGAGCATCCCCGCCGATGGCGCGTCGGCGTGCATGACGGCGAGCGCGCCGAAGTGCGCCGCGAACAGCCCCGCCACCGCGGCGATCGCCGCCGCCCACCCCGGTGCGCCGGCGAACGCGCCCGCGAACGCGCCGAGCATGACGACGAGCGCCGGTCCCTGGACCTCGTCGGCGCCGAGGTCGAGCACGCCGGCGGCGAGCCCACCGCCGAGGGCGAGGGCGAGCGGAAGGAGCGGCAGGCGACGCGTGGTGGGCACGGCGGCAATGTGCGTGTCCACGGCACTCGGCGCGACGACCGGGCGCGTCCGTGCAACGGCCGGCGCCGGTGGTGCAACGAGCGGTGCCGGGCTAGGTTGCGAGTTGGTAGCGAGCCGAGAATTAGCGGCCGCGCCGTGAGCCGCACCCGTAGGTCCGAGCAGGTCGTCATGCAGTTGTCCCGCGGCGCGTACGGCGCCGTCCATCCCGCCCCGCGCGCCGAGCCGCCGCGGGGCGTCGTGCCCAACGGGCTTCAGGTCGAGAGCTGGCGCCTGCTGTGGGAGGAGCACGCCGCCGACCCCGACGCGCAGGCGGCGCTCGGCGCGTGGGAGCGCGCGCGCGCGATCACGCGCTGCCCGAGGCGCGGGCGCTCGTGGAGCGGTTCGTGGCCGGCGCGATCGACCTCGCGACGTTCCGCCAGGAGCTCGACCGGCGCGCGAAGTCGGAGTGGCGCGCGCTCGCGCTGCGCGGGCCGGCGGGCGCGATGGTGCTGAACCAGCTCGCGAAGCACGCCGACGCCGACTCGCTCGCCGCCGCGCTGCGCGCCGTGCTCCCCGCCCCGCCCGACGCGCCGACGGCGTTGGAGCGGCTGCGCGCGTGGGTGCGCGCCGCGACGGCGCTCGTGTCCGACGCGCCTAACGCGGCGCCCGGCCGGCTCGTCGCGTTCGCGGCCGCGTGCTGGCACGTGCAGGCGCCGGAGCGGTGGCCCGCGTACCACCCGTCGGCGCGCGCGGCGCTCGCCGCCGAGGAAGGACTGTTCGCGCCGACCGGCGACGCCCCGTCGGACTATCTGGCATTCCGGCACGCGTTCCTCGCGCTCGCCGCGGCGGTCGGCATCGGCGACGCGCAGCTCGAGCGGCTGTGTCGCGCGCACGCCGGGCGCGTGGCCGACGATCCCGACTTCGACGAGACGCTCGACGAGCCCACGTCCGTGCGTCGCCGCGCGCCGCGTGTGACGCGCGTGCCACGGGTGACGCGCGCGGCGCGCGTGGCCGAGCGCCCGCCGGCGTACGCGCCGGCGGCGGAGCCGGCGACGGTCGCGGGGCCGGCGGACCGACCGGCGGTGCCGGGACACACGCAGGTGCAGTGGCTGCTCGCGCGACTCGGCCGCGCGCTCGGCTGTCGCGTGTGGATCGCGGCGAACGACCACGCGCGGACGTGGGAAGGCGAAGCGTTAGGCACCCTGTCGCTGCCGCGGCTGCCGCGGCTCGGGCTCGACGACGAGAGCGAGCGGCTGGTGCGGCTGATCGACGTGGTGTGGATCAGCGGCCGGCACCGCGTGGCGGCGGCGTTCGAGGTGGAGCGCACGACGTCGGTGCACTCGGGGATCCTGCGCATGGCGGACCTCGCGGCGCTCGCGCCGAACCTGAGCTTCCCGATGTACGTCGTGGCGCCGCGCGACCGGCTGCCGAAGGTGCGGCGCGAGCTGGCGCGGCCGTCGCTGCAGGCGTTAGGCCTCGGCCGGCGGTGCGGCTTCTTCTCGGCGGAGTCGCTCGTCGCGTCGGCGGACGCGATCGCGCGGTTCGGCGGCGGGCCGGCGGCGATCGAGCGGCTGGCCGAGCGGGTGAGCGAGCCGGCGTAAGCGCGTATTGCCCTCCGCGGCCGCCGGCGGTATGCTTCCACTCACCAGATGACTGGAGCGGCCGTGAAGCGCGCACCGCCGGAGATGCTGCAGGGCACCGTCGA
This DNA window, taken from Gemmatirosa kalamazoonensis, encodes the following:
- a CDS encoding M13 family metallopeptidase, whose product is MSHPARRALAALALLAAAAARPAEAQRALGIDTTNFDRAVRPQDDFFRFVNGRWLARTEIPADASSWGAFNELSEASRNALHRILDEAASDRPAATVVSNTPSAARATPGERKKVGDLYASFLDTARIEARGIAPLAPELRRIAALQTAGQLPGTLAHLARVGVGGPLSVGVGTDQKNSRENVLQVSQSGLGLPDRDYYLSSDAKLAATRKAYEAYVARLLSLAGQPDPAGAAARVLALETAIAEKHWDRAKNRDRNATYNRMTVAELAALAPHLDVAAYLKAAGLAKATDVIVRQPDYVKSLDAIVAGTPASTWREYLAFHLVDNYASVLPDAFQQARFDFRGRTLNGQQEPPARWKRAVDGTQGILGEAAGKLYVESYFQPAAKARMDEMVRNLRKAYEIGIDSLEWMSPETKAAAKAKLAKFTVKIAYPDHWRDYSGLDVRRDDAFGNVMRAQAFEYDEMTSRLGKPVDKTRWGMTPQTVNAYYNATNNEIVFPAAILQPPFFDVNADDAVNYGAIGAVIGHEIGHGFDDQGRKSDGDGNLRDWWTSADAQAFEARASKLGAQYEAIYPLEGLHINGRLTMGENIGDLSGLAQAYRAYRISLGGKEPPVIGGFTGEQRFFLGFAQIWRTKFREEALRQRLLSDPHSPGMQRAFVPLVNNDAFLKAFDVKPGDQMWRDPAERVKIW
- a CDS encoding LytR/AlgR family response regulator transcription factor, with the protein product MSDLRALVVDDEPLAREGLRAELAALGGVTVVAECGDALAAHDAIRRVRPDLLFVDVEMPEIDGFALLERLAPEETPPAVVFVTAYDAHALRAFEAHALDYVLKPLDRGRLRLAVERAAQRVREAEALRATLPHPEALLVRDRNRTTLVPLDDVEWIEAETYYVRLHGTTDGGRGRLLRERMHVLEARLDGRFFRTHRSAIVRLDRVRAVHSVSKYEHSVELASGARVPLSRERRARLEALLAERSAAR
- a CDS encoding arginase family protein; this encodes MTAHLIRVPYDSGHRGARMGAGPDVLGPALAASLGASDETITLPEGFRTEATAGFALARALSTRVRDARDAGRRPIVLAGNCLSSLGTASGVGGDDLAVVWLDAHGDLETPETTTSGFVDGMALAALLGRCWRSMTASVQGFRRVPGSRVVLVGARDLSDAERALIADAGVRWVRADALGALDPALDAVVADGARRVYLHVDLDVHDPAALPVNSYPAPGGLSAAEVRDVVRRVGARLEIAAAAMTAYDPSCDPRGLVVDAARALAPLLAGSA
- a CDS encoding histidine kinase is translated as MPTTRRLPLLPLALALGGGLAAGVLDLGADEVQGPALVVMLGAFAGAFAGAPGWAAAIAAVAGLFAAHFGALAVMHADAPSAGMLVALVPALVAAYAGRATAAVVGRVGDALPRAGTPGSRVLLGAALTACAAAGLAPVWATLAARAQPVAWWVALWWQLATLVAWAGAAPWVVRRARAGDAERPLSAAAVARDAALVVGVAGVHGLALVALTRALFVPLGPASFVAAAVWAFAAYLPLDALAGVLVAAIARASDAERLATESARRTAALTAAATEGRLAALTAQLRPHFLFNALNTALVLARRGDAPATARVLGDLAELLRYVLAAGDAVRLDDELAFVARYLDVERVRFPDRLQPTIDASPEARDALVPRLVLQPLVENALKHGVAGRIGAGVVRLRAWCESGSLRVTVTDDGPGPRAAPADGGVGLANTRARLAALYGTAASLDLRAGPDGGAVAELRLPLRRAEAA